The following are from one region of the Treponema denticola genome:
- a CDS encoding CopG family transcriptional regulator, producing the protein MTTVRLPIEYEQRLNFLSAVKKKNKSDLIKDALDMLFRNEEMEIDSYELGKEYFGKYGSGNSSLSVSYKQKIKDFLHGKLKIENML; encoded by the coding sequence ATGACAACAGTAAGACTGCCGATTGAGTATGAACAAAGGCTTAATTTTCTATCGGCTGTAAAGAAAAAGAATAAAAGCGATTTAATAAAAGACGCTCTTGATATGTTATTCCGCAATGAAGAAATGGAAATTGATTCATATGAGCTGGGAAAAGAATATTTCGGCAAATACGGTAGCGGAAACTCAAGTCTATCGGTTTCTTATAAGCAAAAAATCAAGGACTTCCTACACGGTAAATTAAAGATAGAAAATATGCTTTAA